From the Mesotoga prima MesG1.Ag.4.2 genome, the window CCTTCCTCTTAACCTCCAGATGTAGCTTTTGAATCGTTGAAGAAAGATAAAGAAAAGGGTTTCCCCCTTTCTTTCGTAGTTTTTCACCTGGATCGTTATAAAAAGTCAGGTCTTATATCAAGGTTTAGCATCCAACTCGAAATAGAACCCAAAACCAGAGTCGCTGTGCTGAATTCCTATCTTCGGGAAAACATCTCCCAAGCCCAGGGTAGAACCTACGTTCACAAACATGTACAGCGCAGAGTGATCAAGGCTGGTATTGGTTCCACTAACTTCGACCCCGATCCCAATCTCTTTCAGGAAGAACATGGGACTCCATCCCCAGTCGATTCGATACAGGAGCTGAGCGCCGTTTGCATACCAGTAAAAATCGTCGAAGAAACCCACACCAAGATTGACAGAAGTCCCCAAAGTCGGGGCAAAACCGGCATCAAGAGAGAGCAGTGGAGTGATCTCCCCATCAGAGAGTTTTATGCCGGGTTCCAGAGAGATCGCGAAGAGATTTCCTTTCAAACTCAAAGGAACTGAAGTTGTCATTCCCCCTGATGTGTCAAATCCAATGTGCGCGTATGATCTAAATCTCGTGGAGGGGTTCAAAGGCATCTGGAAGAGTTCAGAAGATAGCCCTGCAGTTGCCACAGGAACGTTGGGAGTGCCTAAGTTTACTTTCAGAGAGACATTTACTCCTTCCAAGAACTGCCCGGTATACTCCCCCTGGAAGGAAAGCTTGTTGGTACCAAAAGTGAATAGAGGCTTCAGCTCCATAGAGTGCTTCGAATCATGTGAAAGGTGAACGGTAAGTAATCCTAGGGAAATGTTTTCGCCATCATATGATACAAACGGCGCTCTTAGGACGGGATTCAAAAAATGAAGGAAGGACTTCTTCAGGTAGTCCCCAACCGTGTACTCTACTTGTAAAGGCTCAAAGTCATCAGACTCGACTGCTGTCACGACATATGGGGTACTCTCAAAATCGAAAGCAAAAACAGACATACCCTTTTCTCTACGAGAGTGTCCGAACCCGTAGACTTTGGAGTCTAAAACGACTGCTTTTTCAAGATTTGCACCGTGAGTAAGCCTAGAGATCTGCAAAGACTCTAAATCTACTGCGAAGGCATCCATGAACCCTTCCTCATAGGCAGCAGTGAAGACCACTTTGCCTTCATAATAGTCAATCCCTCTTCCTTTTAGGTATGGATCATCGAGAATTACTCTGAACTCACCTTCTTTGAAAGTTGCTATGGCTCCATTAATACCGCTGCTGGATAGCATCATTATCAGACTTCCATCTTCAAGGATGAGCATATCTTTGACAACCCATGGGATTCTGATAAGTTGCATTTCATCAAAAAAGATCGTTGAAATCTCTGTCTTTGCATCATAAACTGCTTTGATCAGTCTTCCGTTGTAGATTTCAAATGCGGTAATCATACCTTTGTCGAGAAGTCTAACAGATAGAGGCAGCTTGTGAGACCATATCTCTCTTGACGTTGTGTTTCTTTCAGTAACAGACGTCATCAAGTAGATGTTTCCTTCGTGCCATTTCAAAGTCAGTGCTCCAAAATCGGAAAGCCTTCGGGAAAAGCCCCCATCGACGTACTCTTCGATCCCGCGCTCCACAGAGCCGTTCCAGGAAGTAGCTTCCCCAAAAATCGAATAAGAGAAGATTACACCATTTGCCGTCTTTGCAATATCATAGATCTGCCCGTTCTCAATTGTCCTGACTTCCGTAAGAGTGGCATACTTTGTTGCTCTCAACTCGGTCTCTTCTTTCCAGTCTAAATAGAGATCGTCGAGAGTTTCACCAAATGCAATCCTTGAGGCGTTTATGGGACCGATAATGGGAAATCTTCCGGAAACTTCTTTGTGAAATTGCTTAACGGATTCTATTCCAAATCTTTTCACAAGATAATCATAGAAAGTGGCCAAATAATTGTAATAAAGCGCCCCTCCTCGGTAATCTTCGCCAGATACGGATAGCGCATAATCAAGACCGGGAAAAGAGTTTGATTTCGAATTCTGATAAGTCATTTCCCTTCCCCACATTGGATTGTTCAATCTGCCTTCGGAGAAGAAGTTAGACGATTCTGCAAAAAGCGTCACTCCTTCTACGAATGGTGAAAGCTGCTGAGGTGAAAGCATTTCCGTTCCAAAAATCACCCTGGAGACAAAGGCTGGAAAACCCGTTGTGTAGGTCAGGTGAGCAATATGTGTGAACTCATGCATAAGAAGCAGCCTGTAATGGTTCGATTCATTCATTCTAGTCGAAAGCATTGTATCGGCAGGCCACACGAAGATCTGAATAGTCTTGTGATTGTGAGGTTGAGCCAGACCGTTTGTGTTCGCTCCGAAGTCGGCTAGAACAATGTTTATCCTGCCAGGATCGTTGCCGATTAGTTCAATGGCTTTTGATCTTATCGATTCGAATGTATTACCTACATTAACGGCAACTTCCTCATATCCCTCGGGATAGTAAATGTCAGCATTTGGGAATTCAAGAACACAATTAGCCATTAAGGTGGCCGTGATAAGAGTGATAATTGCAAAGAATGGTAAAGATTTCCTCATTTTATACCTCCCGCCTCAGACCATCGATGAAGGGACTATTCCCCAAGATGAAGCTACAAACCAAACGTCTCCTCAAAAACGCGTTTAACCTTTCTTTCATTCAAATCCGTTCTGAAAGTCAGCTTAATCTTGCCTTCATTCCATACGATTTTGATTACTGTGCTATCGGAAGAAGTTCCCTGAGAAGAATTCGTATTGCTGGAGACCTTGATTTTTCTGAGTGATTCTTTTGGAATAAAGAGATTACCAGGTGTTTCATTCAAGATCTCCTCTTTTGTCTTCTCGTTGTATCTGTCAAGCAGGGAATAGCCTGACGACATCACAGATGCCATCTTCTTAAAGAACCCTTCCTTCCGCTCTTCAGAGGCATCCTTTGCTTTTTTAATGGCTTCATTCGTTAGTTCTCTGGTCAACTGCACCAACATGATTCCCTCTGGAATTAAAACAACATCGTACACCTTACTTCCAAAGAGTCCTGTAGAGCCCCCGGGAAAAAGCGCCAAAACGTTGTCCATAAAGAAACCCTCCAAATGAAAAGTCTGCTTACAGTTACGTTATATTCTAACACTGATGAGCTGTCTTACCGCAAATCGATAGCCAGTTTGATGCATAATATTGTTGCAGAGACTCAAAAACCCAAGGAGGTTTCTATGTGGGCATTTCTTGATGGTGAATTTGTTCAGGAAAAGGAAAGGCTTGTTCAGCTGGAGAACCGCGGACTGACTTTTGCAGACGGTCTCTTTGAGGTTATTAGAACACTGGAAGGGAGAATACTGTTCTTTGAGGATCATTATTCAAGGATGAAAAAAAGTGCCGAATTCTTCAATATTGAAATGCGATTCCCTTCTGAAGAGGCAAGGAGGATTGCAGTTGAGTTAGTCAAAAGAAATGGTATAGAAGACGGGGAATTATATATCGAACTCACTAGGGGCACCGACCCTCACAGAGATCACAGATACCCGCCGAAAGAAACCAGGAGCACGTTTTTCATGCTTGCACTTCCTCTAAGAAAGATAGATTCTACTAGCTGGAGAGATGGAGTCAAGCTTCTTACATATCCCGACTTGCGCCACGGACTCTGTGAACACAAAACGATAAACTTATTACCAAATGTTCTTGCCAAGAATTTTGCGTACGCCAGAGGAGGTTATGAAGCTCTGATGTTCAGAGAGTCAAACGGAAAAAAGTACGCTACCGAAGGTGGAAGCTCAAATTACTTCTTTGTGAAAGACGGCGTCTTCTACACTCCCGAGGTTGACAATATTCTTTCCGGCATCACAAGAGGGAAGGTGATCTCTCTTGTCGAGGATCTTGGTTATGAGGTCGTTGAAAAGCGCATCGCCTTGGAAGAGTTCTTCAATGCAGAGGAAGTCTTCCTTGCCAGCACAGTTTCTCGTGTTATGCCCGTTAGGGCTATAGATGATGTCTCCTTCGAAGTATGCGGCAAGCATACTGCTAAGGTCATGAGAGCTTATGAGGATCTCTTTTTCTCTGCCAGATGAACGATTCGGTTCGAATTTTCGATTAAAGTAAACAATAGGTGTAAATTCCGCTTACTGGCCTTTCGTAAGCTAAGCCAGTATATAATTGCATAAATCTGTCATGTTCCACATCATCTTTCTTGGAGGTGTCACGCGATGAAGAAA encodes:
- a CDS encoding aminotransferase class IV, which produces MWAFLDGEFVQEKERLVQLENRGLTFADGLFEVIRTLEGRILFFEDHYSRMKKSAEFFNIEMRFPSEEARRIAVELVKRNGIEDGELYIELTRGTDPHRDHRYPPKETRSTFFMLALPLRKIDSTSWRDGVKLLTYPDLRHGLCEHKTINLLPNVLAKNFAYARGGYEALMFRESNGKKYATEGGSSNYFFVKDGVFYTPEVDNILSGITRGKVISLVEDLGYEVVEKRIALEEFFNAEEVFLASTVSRVMPVRAIDDVSFEVCGKHTAKVMRAYEDLFFSAR